One segment of Cutaneotrichosporon cavernicola HIS019 DNA, chromosome: 4 DNA contains the following:
- a CDS encoding uncharacterized protein (4-nitrophenylphosphatase) produces the protein MTIPTTTTTQPPFLRTPEEYKALFDSVDTFLLDCDGVIYHGPVVVPGVKAVLQMMRDAGKKVIFVTNNATKSRAMYKKTFDKLDIPVHESEIFGSAYASAVYMRDVLNFPADKRVYVLGEKGLEDELDAKGIQRTGGTDPEDRVFLPSMDFSVYQPDPSIGAVLCGFDSGINYKKLCKAYSYLRDDPNVHFLLTNQDKTFPTHGTTFVGSGSLSAPLVFALQGKREPTVIGKPNKPMMDAIIAEHHFDPARALMVGDNLATDIAFSQTCGMRSLLVMGGVTHKEEVYGENPSPVVPTFVIESLGDLAVLQKN, from the exons ATGACCATcccaaccaccaccaccacgcaACCGCCGTTCCTGCGCACCCCCGAAGAGTACAAGGCCCTCTTCGACAGCGTcgacaccttcctcctcgactgcGATGGTGTCATCTACCATGGCCCCGTCGTTGTTCCCGGCGTCAAAGCCGTTCTTCAGATGATGCGTGATGCCGGAAAGAAGGTCATCTTCGTGACGAACAACGCGACAAAGTCACGGGCAATGTACAAGAAGACAttcgacaagctcgacatTCCCGTGCACGAGAGCGAGATCTTCGGGTCAGCATACGCTTCCGCTGTGTACATGCGTGACGTGCTCAACTTCCCCGCCGATAAGCGGGTTTACGTGCTTGGCGAGAAGGGACTCGAGGATGAGTTGGACGCAAAGGGGATCCAGAGGACGGGCGGGACCGATCCTGAGGACCGAGTTTTCTTGCCGAGCATGGACTTTAGCGTGTACCAGCCTGATCCGAGCATTGGGGCGGTCTTGTGTGGCTTCGACAGCGGTATCA ACTACAAGAAGCTCTGCAAGGCCTACTCGTACCTCCGCGACGACCCCAACGtccacttcctcctcacgaACCAGGACAAGACCTTCCCGACACACGGCACGACCTTTGTCGGCTCCGGGTCCCTCTCTGCGCCCCTCGTCTTCGCATTGCAGGGCAAGCGCGAGCCCACCGTTATCGGAAAGCCCAACAAGCCGATGATGGACGCCATTATTGCCGAGCACCACTTTGACCCAGCGCGGGCACTCATGGTCGGAGAT AATCTCGCTACGGATATCGCCTTCTCCCAGACTTGCGGGATGCGCTCGCTTCTCGTCATGGGTGGGGTTACGcacaaggaggaggtatATGGCGAGAACCCGTCGCCTGTTGTGCCGACTTTTGTTATTGAGAGCCTGGGCGACCT
- a CDS encoding uncharacterized protein (Histone acetyltransferase subunit NuA4): protein MSTQGPPANAKQAQAAALTEVEAAQRRKRALDLNLASIEATIWAQETSYLEDTATSGGNIIKGFENYLKAPTVTSHHRRKNDPTEDDKLFSGSSTSFNPMNQQR from the exons ATGAGCACTCAAGGCCCGCCCGCCAACGCAaagcaggcgcaggctgCTGCACTAACTGAAGTCGAGGCTGCACAGCGGCGTAAGCGCGCTCTCGATCTCAACCTC gcctCGATCGAAGCGACGATTTGGGCGCAGGAGACGAGTTACCTCGAAGATACGGCTACTAGTGGGGGCAATATCATCAAG GGCTTCGAAAACTACCTCAAAGCGCCTACGGTGACCTCACACCACCGCCGCAAGAACGACCCaaccgaggacgacaagctCTTCTCGGGCAGCAGCACTTCGTTTAACCCG atgAACCAGCAGCGCTAG
- the RPL20B gene encoding uncharacterized protein (Belongs to the eukaryotic ribosomal protein eL20 family): MARIDYIPETFASAISLKGAPDRAPLAVGAALPGRTPSTTLPCSPSRKKIDKMARFQEYSIVGRGLPTEQEPEPKLYRMRIFAPNDVVAKSRFWYYLRHLKKMKKSHGEIVALNIISEKKPLKVKNFAIWLRYNSRSGTHNMVKEYRALSRAEAVESMYQDMAARHRSRFRDVQILRVAEIEKTEDIRRPYMKQLLQKDLKFPLPHRLTKSKAWYAAGRPSTWA, encoded by the exons ATGGCTCGAATAGATTATATTCCCGAAACTTTCGCGTCGGCGATTAGTCTCAAAGGAGCGCCCGACAGAGCACC GCTCGCAGTGGGTGCTGCCCTGCCCGGTCGGACGCCATCGACAACACTTCCGTGTTCGCCATCCCGCAAGAAAATAGACAA AATGGCTCGTTTCCAGGAGTACTCCATTGTCGGGCGTGGCTTGCCTACCGAGCAGGAGCCGGAGCCCAAGCTCTA CCGCATGCGCATCTTTGCGCCCAACGATGTTGTCGCCAAGTCGCGCTTCTGGTACTACCTTCGTCACCTTaagaagatgaagaagagcCACGGCGAGAtcgtcgcgctcaacaTT atcTCGGAGAAGAAGCCCCTCAAGGTGAAGAACTTCGCCATCTGGCTCCGTTACAACTCGCGTTCCGGCACCCACAACATGGTCAAGGAGTACCGTGCTCTttcgcgcgccgaggccgtcgagtCCATGTACCAGGACATGGCCGCCCGCCACCGCTCCCGCTTCCGTGACGTCCAGATCCTCCGTgtcgccgagatcgagaagaCTGAGGACATCCGCCGCCCCTACATGAAGCAGCTCCTCCAGAAGGACCTCAAGttccctctcccccaccGCCTCACCAAGTCGAAGGCGTGGTACGCCGCCGGCCGCCCCTCGACCTGGGCGTAA
- the PRI2 gene encoding uncharacterized protein (DNA primase is the polymerase that synthesizes small RNA primers for the Okazaki fragments made during discontinuous DNA replication) → MCQNAPEMTGSDASRFLRVRVFDHNIITLATMFKPTVRVKAEGDVKVHKRGAPSSRYPDRLNFYDKPPILDITLDEFETAALTRLRVLTYLEALQQRSLPPAQLSSTLAAYLKQHLPLSANTARSADLDGERRLDAIGHWVLRLAFCRSPELRARFVRAETALFKHRFESDDLSERAMFLSGLDLSWTVVGDKEREDHWTSLRDTMWWTKENVLAKETWFKVPWASVPDLVAQRRVFICGGMAYVPQSMQISLVLQAFSARLEAALELTAKNLPRLDEDERLAPVIDHLAASFLSGLAGAEYTPSDSTALVTAEMVDDVARKHFPPCMLNLYERLKRDHHLKHFGRLQLGLFLKGIGLPLDEALIFWRRMYGSSMSDDKFNKEYRYNIRHSYGQEGRRANYPPRSCQQILTSNQPGTQDSHGCPFRHFSPDNLTSFLLSTYPQLERGSPEMKDIMDSVKGSAYHVACTRLFEVTRGIKKGEGVGGGESVTHPNKFTAQSQEIEKERLEAMKIDH, encoded by the exons ATGTGCCAAAATGCTCCCGAGATGACTGGATcagacgcgtcgcgcttTCTTCGCGTCCGTGTGTTTGATCACAACATTAtcaccctcgccaccatGTTCAAGCCCACCGTCcgcgtcaaggccgagggcgacgtAAAGGTGCACAAGCGTggcgcgccctcgtcgcgctATCCAGACCGTCTAAACTT CTACGACAAGCCTCCAATTCTGGACATCACGCTAGACGAGTTCGAGACGGCCGCCCTGACCCGCCTCCGCGTCCTAACCTACCTCGAAGCGCTGCAACAACGttccctcccccccgcTCAACTCTCATCAACCCTAGCCGCCTATTTGAAACAacacctccccctctcgGCAAACACAGCCCGCTCAGCAGACCtggacggcgagcggcggctcgacgccatcggACACTGGGTCCTCCGTCTTGCGTTCTGTCGTTCTCCCGAACTGCGTGCTCGATTTGTACGCGCTGAAACGGCACTCTTCAAGCACCGCTTCGAGAGCGATGATCTCTCGGAACGTGCAATGTTCCTGAGTGGCCTCGATTTGAGCTGGACCGTGGTTGGGGAcaaggagagggaggatCATTGGACGTCGTTGCGCGATACCATGTGGTGGACAAAGGAGAATGTGCTCGCGAAGGAGACGTGGTTCAAAGTCCCCTGGGCGAGTGTGCCGGATCTCGtggcgcagcggcgcgtGTTCATCTGCGGGGGTATGGCGTACGTCCCTCAGAGCATGCAGATTAGCTTGGTGCTGCAGGCGTTCTCGGCTCGCCtggaggcggcgcttgaA CTCACGGCCAAAAACCTcccccgcctcgacgaggacgagcgcctcgccccCGTCATCGACCACCTTGCGGCATCCTTCCTCTCCGGCCTCGCGGGCGCCGAGTATACCCCCTCCGACTCAACTGCGCTCGTGACGGCCGAGATGGTCGACGATGTCGCGCGAAAGCACTTCCCGCCGTGCATGCTCAACTTGTATGAACGGCTCAAGCGGGACCACCACCTCAAACACTTTGGGCGGCTGCAGTTGGGCCTGTTCTTGAAG GGCATCGGCCTGCCGCTCGACGAAGCCCTCATCTTCTGGCGACGGATGTACGGCTCCTCCATGTCCGACGACAAGTTTAACAAAGAGTACCGCTACAACATCCGACACAGCTAcggccaagaaggtcgacgagcaaACTATCCCCCTCGCTCGTGTCAGCAGATCCTGACCTCGAACCAGCCGGGCACGCAGGACAGTCACGGCTGCCCGTTCCGCCACTTCAGCCCCGACAACCTAACATCCTTCCTGCTGAGCACGTACCCGCaactcgagcgcggcagcCCCGAAATGAAGGACATTATGGACAGTGTCAAGGGCAGCGCCTACCATGTCGCCTGTACCCGGTTATTCGAGGTTACGAGGGGTatcaagaagggcgagggggttggtgggggGGAAAGCGTGACCCACCCGAACAAGTTTACGGCGCAGTCGCAGGAGATTGAGAAGGAGCGGCTTGAGGCTATGAAGATTGACCATTAG
- a CDS encoding uncharacterized protein (Histidine-specific methyltransferase, SAM-dependent) produces MPSTFRCPSSTECLDELKDLMANLELKDVPVVVQAERPLQFLFLGSTLGDFEREDAPPFLRQLPLRPGDTPLLGLDGPPVPGPEGCNKVELAYNDSTEYNWAFVGNAWDVVRAELGLVPDHEGIEVTGRYNEIMGCY; encoded by the exons ATGCCCTCGACCTTTCGCtgcccgagctcgaccgAGTGCTTG gacgagctcaaggacctcatggccaacctcgagctcaaggacgtccCTGTTGTGGTACAGGCTGAGCGCCCGCTGCAATTTCTGTTCCTCGGTTCGACGCTTGGCGACtttgagcgcgaggacgcccCGCCATTCCTCAGGCAGCTTCCTCTGCGCCCTGGCGACACGCCTTTACTCGGCCTGGACGGACCGCCGGTCCCCGGACCCGAAGGGTGCAACAAGGTCGAGCTAGCATACAATGATTCTACCGAGTACAACTGGGCTTTTGTGGGGAACGCGTGGGACGTAgtccgcgccgagcttggccttgtccCCGATCACGAAGGGATCGAGGTCACGGGGCGCTACAACGAAATCATGGGCTGCTACTAG
- a CDS encoding uncharacterized protein (Thioesterase superfamily) — MSSRLASAVRSVRQFSTTFSRRAEAVAPTAPPPARARGRWGLGVAVALAVPVAYVAGAVNPPTIALMFSPRYSPPPPDRESKIGKEITAEVERELQELALVAEMRTLSEWYESRPYEKYDPNKVHNSLTAGSLRGPGKLAVPPIAFAKENETEGVIVAHLGRSLCGHDGIIHGGLLATVFDETLARNALMNIPTHIGVTANLNINYRSPCMADQFVVVRTKLEQKKGRKVVVSGTMDTLDGERIADATAIFVEPKWAQFLQSSGVTDTLGAPTQPEGEMEMEPREL; from the exons ATGTCCTCCCGCCTCGCATCAGCTGTGCGCTCCGTCCGCCAGTTCAGCACAACCTTTAGCCGGCGCGCAGAGGCCGTCGCGCCCACGGCGCCTCCACCGGCCCGTGCGCGTGGACGATGGGGTCTTGGTGTCG CCGTGGCCCTAGCTGTCCCCGTCGCATACGTCGCTGGCGCAGTCAACCCCCCAACTATCGCACTCATGTTCTCGCCACGGTactctccccctcctccagacCGCGAGAGCAAGATCGGCAAGGAGATTacggccgaggtcgagcgcgagttgCAAGAACTTGCGCTGGTTGCAGAGATGCGCACCCTTAGCGAGTGGTATGAGAGCC GCCCATACGAGAAGTACGACCCGAACAAGGTGCACAACTCCCTGACCGCCGGCTCGCTCCGTGGACCAGGCAAGCTCGCGGTTCCCCCCATCGCCTTTGCCAAGGAGAACGAGACGGAGGGCGTAATTGTCGCCCACCTTGGCCGCTCCCTCTGCGGCCACGACGGCATCATCCACGGTGGTCTCCTCGCAACCGTATTTGACGAGACTCTGGCCCGCAACGCACTCATGAACATCCCAACCCACATTGGCGTGACGGCAAACCTCAACATCAACTACCGGAGCCCGTGCATGGCCGACCAATTTGTTGTCGTCCGCACAAAGCTCGAGCAGAAGAAGGGTCGCAAGGTCGTGGTCAGCGGGACGATGGACACGCTCGATGGAGAGCGAATCGCAGACGCAACCGCCATCTTCGTCGAGCCAAAGTGGGCTCAGTTCCTCCAGAGCTCGGGAGTGACTGATACGCTCGGGGCACCGACTCAGCCCGAGggtgagatggagatggagccGCGCGAGCTGTAG
- the PCD1 gene encoding uncharacterized protein (NUDIX domain), which yields MSPRNPVPIESLLLPLKPDSLQCLHRFIQYERRIPPHPVPQKRKASVAIILFVGRKGDLYVILTTRSGDLRTYAHDTALPGGKWEEGDLDEEWTARREAFEEIGLPMDTSRVRCLTLLDYVIAGNQLVVTPVVFLVVDRTLNPVLNPDEVVHLFSMPLAAFLHDRPAEIPGWNFGLSEKVNPVPAGLIKPPPIPMYANKQKEGEGVGGREGEYYQYRDIDWGGGPVRMHRFLTGREGGGVRPVYGLTAGILINAARTGFGQEPTFGEFAPGQMDMEDRLRFQIVSEGGQLRRAVEAEGMMGPWMADERRSKKEGAKL from the exons ATGTCGCCGCGCAACCCCGTCCCCATCGAGAGCCTCCTGCTCCCCCTCAAACCCGATTCGTTGCA ATGCCTGCACCGCTTTATTCAGTATGAGCGGCGTATTCCTCCGCACCCAGTACCGCAGAAACGCAAAGCCAGTGTGGCCATCAT TTTATTCGTCGGTCGCAAAGGCGACCTCTacgtcatcctcaccaCGCGCTCTGGCGATTTGAGGACGTACGCGCACGACACGGCTCTTCCTGGAGGTAAATGGGAAGAAGGGGACTTGGACGAGGAATGGACGGCTCGCCGTGAGGCATTTGAAGAAATCGGTCTGCCCATGGACACCTCACGTGTCCGCTGCCTCACTCTCCTCGACTACGTTATTGCCGGTAACCAGCTCGTCGTGACTCCGGTCGTGTTTCTGGTCGTGGACCGGACTCTGAACCCCGTTCTTAATCCCGACGAGGTCGTTCATTTGTTTTCAATGCCTCTCGCGGCGTTCTTACATGACAGACCGGCCGAGATTCCAGGTTGGAACTTTGGGCTTAGTGAGAAAGTCAACCCCGTTCCAGCTGGGTTGATCAAGCCGCCGCCGATTCCGATGTATGCCAACAagcagaaggagggtgagggtgttggtgggcgcgagggcgagtaTTACCAATATCGCGATATTGACTGGGGAGGTGGACCGGTGCGAATGCACCGGTTCCTCACGGGGCGGGAGGGGGGTGGCGTGCGACCCGTGTATGGGCTTACCGC GGGCATCCTCATCaacgcggcgcggacgggTTTCGGACAAGAGCCGACGTTTGGCGAGTTTGCACCAGGCCAGATGGACATGGAAGATCGCCTGCGCTTCCAGATTGTTAGCGAGGGCGGACAGCTGCGACGCGcagtcgaggccgagggtATGATGGGCCCTTGGATGGCGGACGAGCGGCGCagcaagaaggagggtgcAAAGTTGTAG
- the YOS9 gene encoding uncharacterized protein (Glucosidase II beta subunit-like protein), with the protein MSHLAIYLLALAALRPASALGVGLQDLASLPKYQVDFLNDLPLSESDAASIRIHGLTHEDQFLALHPASARRDTIESTTSQSSTDILQPGEPNSPAGQITLVPMLYTHPSTESGPHSYLCAMPSVNTTMAQTVQEALDEPEPDPEESWRALSHLDGQCLYLRIPHSWFAYAYVPLHNAADIRYCHNKDIRQFREKPVPHPHPEDFVPQEDPEYDGYTLGVAQPRKSASDAVQRAEATASFGQSHASRYLVQRWTGGTRCDLTGKPREIEVQVYCSMTGTDMIYMVNEVAICQYVMVIHSPHLCSLPGFRPATAADITPAPVRCREIVPDDDFAEWSERRDHPRIGEVMKEVAEVDARLASQEEDPELKIDGLKGVSISKEDLSAILQAAFGGIAKKREEVADAEVEQEMEEEADQPATGAKDKATPDLYVVNMDGVRVPVDIESVPPSEEESRRATRREFMKQLHAQIEKELGIGLADKESEPTSERAEQASGTGLEDPQDAPPIQRDEL; encoded by the coding sequence ATGAGCCACCTCGCCATCTACCTcctggcgctggcggcgcttCGCCCCGCCTCAGCCCTCGGAGTAGGACTACAAGACCTCGCCTCATTACCAAAATACCAAGTCGACTTCCTCAACGACCTCCCTCTATCTGAGAGCGACGCGGCGTCCATCAGGATCCATGGCCTGACCCACGAGGACCagttcctcgccctccatCCCGCCTCTGCGCGGCGAGACACCATCGAATCAACTACCTCTCAAAGCAGTACCGACATCCTCCAGCCTGGCGAGCCAAACTCTCCGGCAGGCCAGATCACCCTCGTCCCAATGCTGTACACGCACCCGTCGACCGAGTCCGGGCCGCACTCGTACCTCTGCGCAATGCCGAGCGTTAATACAACCATGGCCCAAACTGTACAAGAAGCATTggacgagcccgagccaGATCCAGAGGAGAGCTGGCGCGCTCTCTCACATCTTGACGGACAGTGTCTATACCTCCGCATTCCCCATTCATGGTTCGCCTACGCGTACGTCCCCCTCCATAACGCCGCTGATATCAGATACTGTCATAATAAGGATATTCGGCAGTTCCGGGAAAAGCCCGTCCCACACCCCCATCCAGAGGACTTTGTGCCTCAGGAAGACCCCGAGTACGACGGGTACACTCTGGGCGTAGCGCAGCCGCGCAAGTCCGCCAGCGATGCCGTtcagcgcgccgaggccaccGCGTCATTCGGGCAGAGCCATGCGTCGCGATACCTTGTTCAGCGGTGGACTGGTGGAACGCGATGCGACCTAACCGGCAAACCCCGCGAAATCGAGGTGCAGGTCTACTGCTCGATGACGGGGACGGACATGATCTACATGGTCAACGAGGTGGCGATTTGCCAGTACGTCATGGTCATTCACTCGCCGCACCTCTGTTCGCTGCCGGGATTCCGGCCCGCAACAGCGGCGGACATCACACCCGCGCCTGTTAGGTGTAGGGAGATTGTGCCGGACGACGATTTTGCCGAGTGGTCCGAGAGGCGTGATCATCCCCGAATCGGTGAGGTGATGAAAGAGGTGGCAGAGGTGGACGCACGCCTTGCGAGCCAGGAGGAAGATCCCGAACTCAAGATTGACGGCCTCAAGGGTGTCAGTATCAGCAAGGAGGACTTGTCCGCGATTTTGCAGGCGGCGTTCGGTGGCATTgccaagaagcgcgaggaggtggccgacgccgaggtggaacaggagatggaggaggaggcggaccAACCTGCCACTGGCGCCAAGGATAAAGCAACGCCCGACCTCTACGTCGTCAACATGGacggcgtgcgcgtgcCAGTCGACATCGAGTCTGTACCCCCATCCGAAGAGGAGTCCCGGCGCGCGACCCGGCGCGAGTTCATGAAGCAGCTGCACGCACAGATTGAGAAGGAGCTCGGAATCGGCTTGGCGGACAAGGAGTCTGAGCCCACgtccgagcgcgccgaACAAGCGTCGGGCACAGGACTCGAGGATCCGCAAgacgcgccgccgatccagcgcgacgagctATAA
- the NEP1 gene encoding uncharacterized protein (EMG1/NEP1 methyltransferase), protein MPSHRDRASSPPKRRASNMDHQSPWKASKMSADAPEFKPRAQKDERMSDDEDAAVAASGSAMGGSAPLSAEAREALTAAVAHARVTRPLPNSRRAAVGANMVPQAATVPKTHAEKDNKRRMIVVLSQACLEAYKVSSGSGGKNAAGKEAKYALLNCDDHQGILARNGRDIADARPDITHQCLLTLLDSPLNKAGLLQVYIHTAKGVLIEVNPSVRIPRTFKRFSGLMVQLLHKLSIRGVQGSEKLLRVIKNPITDHLPTNTIKLTLSGDAPTIRLSQFLPTLPESHSVCVFVGAMARGPDNFADAYVDQKISISDYSLSASVACGKFCCAMEELWDIV, encoded by the exons ATGCCATCTCACCGAGACCGCGCATCCTCCCCGCCCAAGCGACGCGCATCAAACATGGACCACCAGTCTCCATGGAAGGCTTCCAAGATGTCGGCGGACGCACCCGAGTTCAAGCCTCGTGCCCAGAAGGACGAGCGGATgagcgacgatgaggacgcTGCGGTGGCTGCGTCCGGCTCGGCGATGGGGGGGAGTGCGCCGCtgagcgccgaggcgcgcgaaGCACTCACTGCGGCGGTCGCGCATGCGCGTGTGACCCGCCCTTTACCCAACTCGAGGCGGGCGGCTGTGGGGGCCAACATGGTACCGCAGGCAGCAACGGTGCCCAAGACACATGCAGAGAAGGACAACAAGCGGCGCATGATTGTCGTGCTTTCGCAG GCCTGCCTTGAAGCATACAAGGTGTCGAGCGGGAGCGGAGGCAAGAACGCGGCAGGCAAGGAGGCAAAGTACGCGCTGCTCAACTGCGACGACCACCAGGGTATTTTGGCGCGCAACGGGCGCGACATTGCCGACGCGCGGCCCGATATCACTCATCAGTGTCTCCTGACCCTCCTCGATAGCCCGTTGAACAAGGCTGGCCTGCTCCAGGTTTACATCCACACGGCCAAGGGCGTGCTCATCGAGGTCAACCCGAGCGTGCGGATACCGCGGACGTTTAAGCGTTTCTCGGGTCTTATGG TTCAACTGCTGCACAAACTGTCGATTCGCGGCGTACAGGGCTCGGAGAAGCTGTTGCGCGTCATCAAGAACCCCATCACAGACCACCTCCCAACCAACACTATCAAGCTCACTCTTTCGGGCGACGCCCCAACCATTCGCCTCTCCCAGTTCCTCCCAACCCTCCCAGAGTCGCATAGCGTGTGCGTCTTTGTCGGCGCCATGGCACGCGGACCAGACAACTTTGCGGACGCCTATGTCGACCAGAAAATCTCCATCTCCGACTACTCGCTCTCGGCCAGTGTTGCATGCGGCAAGTTCTGCTGTGCGATGGAGGAGCTTTGGGACATTGTCTAG
- the RPL4B gene encoding uncharacterized protein (60S ribosomal protein L4 C-terminal domain) produces the protein MAARPTISVFSAAGESSGSVPLPAVFSAPIRIDVVQAVHKSIAKNRRQAYAVNKMAGHQTSAESWGTGRAVARIPRVGGGGTQRSGQAAFGNMCRGGRMFAPTKTWRKWHVKVNHNQRRYAVASALAASAVPSLVLARGHRIEQIQEVPLVVSSSVESVDKTKAAVELLKTLAAFPDVAKVSNSRKIRAGKGKWRNRRYRQRRGPLVVYGKDEGIVRAFRNVPGVETSPVESLNLLQLAPGGHVGRFVIWTEDAIKQLDSIYENKSGFSIPTAKISNTDVTRLINSDEIQSVVRPAGQPTQKRPFTQKKNPLRNKAVLFRLNPYAKTLRRQELLRQERKKAGKGGKKAASTGRAGEAFLANHLAA, from the exons GCCCGTCCCACCATCTCCGTCTTCTCTGCCGCCGGCGAGTCCTCGGGCTCTGTCCCGCTCCCCGCCGTCTTCTCG GCGCCCATCCGCATTGACGTTGTTCAGGCCGTCCACA AGTCGATCGCCAAGAACCGTCGTCAGGCTTACGCCGTCAACAAGATGGCCGGTCACCAGACCTCGGCTGAGTCGTGGGGCACTGGTCGTGCCGTCGCTCGTATCCCCCGTgtcggcggtggtggtACCCAGCGCTCGGGCCAGGCCGCGTTCGGCAACATGTGCCGTGGCGGTCGCATGTTCGCCCCCACCAAGACGTGGCGCAAGTGGCACGTCAAGGTGAACCACAACCAGCGCCGctacgccgtcgcctcggcTCTCGCCGCGTCGGCCGTCCCCTCGCTCGTTCTCGCCCGTGGCCACCGCATCGAGCAGATCCAGGAGGTTCCCCTTgtcgtctcgtcgtcggttGAGTCGGTCGACAAGACCAAGGCCGCCgttgagctcctcaagaccctcgccgccttccCCGACGTTGCCAAGGTCTCGAACTCGCGCAAGATCCGCGccggcaagggcaagtGGCGCAACCGCCGCtaccgccagcgccgcggccccctcgtcgtctacggcaaggacgagggTATCGTTCGCGCTTTCCGCAACGTCCCCGGTGTTGAGACCTCGCCCGTTGAGagcctcaacctcctccagctcgccccCGGTGGCCACGTCGGCCGCTTCGTCATCTGGACCGAGGACGCCatcaagcagctcgactCGATCTACGAGAACAAGTCTGGCTTCTCGATCCCCACTGCCAAGATCTCGAACACCGACGTTACCCGCCTCATCAACTCGGACGAGATCCAGTCGGTTGTCCGCCCCGCTGGCCAGCCCACCCAGAAGCGCCCCTTCACCCAGAAGAAGAACCCCCTCCGCAACAAGGCTGTTCTCTTCCGCCTCAACCCCTACGCCAAGACGCTCCGTCGCCAGGAGCTTCTCCGCCAGGAGCGCAAGAAGGCcggcaagggcggcaagaaggcggcTTCGACTGGCCGTGCCGGCGAGGCCTTCCTTGCCAACCACCTCGCTGCCTAA